From Strix aluco isolate bStrAlu1 unplaced genomic scaffold, bStrAlu1.hap1 HAP1_SCAFFOLD_152, whole genome shotgun sequence, one genomic window encodes:
- the LOC141918953 gene encoding uncharacterized protein LOC141918953 — translation MTPSPRPSAALPAGGRRLYSSRFRPRPRPLTSGGAPPPSLGHFRRRSSPVLQHPFLVLQHPLFREEEAGLPLPAAAAAVAAGRGGGGGSAAARCGAAEPWSFPVEATTTWPSRGRRTPSSPGPRRSTPPSLGDEEFEIPPIALDADPSLAVSDVVGHFEDLGEPGGGPPDPPFPPPPYGVQGLEMPVGIGHGLMEQGAGLLAGGLAM, via the exons ATGACGccgtccccccgccccagcgCCGCTCTGCCCGCCGGCGGACGCCGCCTCTACTCCTCCCGCTTCCGGCCGAGGCCACGCCCCCTCACTTCCGGCGGCGCTCCACCGCCTTCCCTGGGCCACTTCCGGCGACGCTCTAGCCCGGTCCTCCAACACCCCTTTTTAGTCCTCCAACACCCCCTTTTTA gggaggaagaggcgGGACTTCCGcttccggccgccgccgccgccgtcgccgcggggaggggggggggggggggtagcgCAGCTGCTCGCTGTGGTGCGGCGGAGCCATGGAG tttcccGGTGGAAGCGACAACTACTTGGCCATCACGGGGGCGGCGCACCCCTTCCTCACCGGGGCCGAG ACGTTCCACACCGCCCAGCCTGGGGGACGAGGAGTTCGAGATCCCGCCCATCGCGCTGGACGCCGACCCCTCCCTCGCCGTCTCCGACGTCGTCGGCCATTTTGAAGACCtgggggagcccggggggggccCCCCCGACCCCCCGTTCCCGCCCCCCCCGTAcggggtgcaggggctggagaTGCCGGTGGGCATCGGCCACGGGCTCATGGAGCAGGGGGCCGGGCTGCTGGCGGGGGGACTGGCCATG